A window of Streptomyces broussonetiae genomic DNA:
CGCATGCCTGAACGACGCCAACCAGCACGGCCTGCCGCACACCCTGCCCCTCAGCAAGATCACAATCGGATCGGCCTACTGCCTCATCACCAGCCAGGGATCCCTGGCCTGGTTCAAGGTCACCGCCAAACCCGGCAGCCAGCAACAAGGCCTCACCGTTCTCGCCACCATGTGGACCCAACCCGACGGCACCTGAGTCCCGGGTTCCACTCCCGCCCGCGAGACCTGAACGCCCAGAGCTATCCCGCGGTTGGTTTGCGGCTGGGGTCAGAGATAGGACGGGGGCCGTGTCGTGGGAGAACCACGACACCTGCGCGAAGAACATGCTGAGCACCCTGGCCGTCATCGAGGCCGAGGAGCTCGCCGAGCGGATCACCATCGTCCGGCGTGACGGCACCGTTCTGTACACCAACGAGCGCACCACTCAGAGTGGCGGCCTGCGGCGGCCTGCGGCGGAAAGGGTGGTGCGAAGGGAGCGGTCACGGCCGTGGACCGCTCCCGAGACCTCCGTCTTCCGCCGTGAACTCGCGCACACCGACAGACTCGTGCACGCGGAACTCGAGGACGAGGACCGGCGCTTGGTCCTACAGCGCGATAGCGAGC
This region includes:
- a CDS encoding zeta toxin family protein, with product MSWENHDTCAKNMLSTLAVIEAEELAERITIVRRDGTVLYTNERTTQSGGLRRPAAERVVRRERSRPWTAPETSVFRRELAHTDRLVHAELEDEDRRLVLQRDSERAAAWSEPAALHSPRRCRPGSRITGCRTPNTAGSSTS